The Manis javanica isolate MJ-LG chromosome 4, MJ_LKY, whole genome shotgun sequence genome contains a region encoding:
- the RTCA gene encoding RNA 3'-terminal phosphate cyclase isoform X2, whose product MIRDLCDGQLEGAEIGSTEIMFIPKKIKGGIHTADTKTAGSVCLLMQVSMPCVLFAASPSELHLKGGTNAEMAPQIDYTAMVFKPIVEKFGFRFNCDIKMRGYYPKGGGEVIVRMSPIKQLNSINLTDRGSVTKIYGRAFVAGVLPFKVAKDMAAAAVRCIRKEIRDLYVNIQPVQETKDQAFGNGNGIIIIAETSTGCLFAGSSLGKRGVNADKVGIEAAEMLLANLRHGGAVDEYLQDQLIIFMALASGVSRIKTGPVTLHTQTAIHFAEQLAKAKFTVKKSDDEEDASKDAYIIECQGIGMTNPNL is encoded by the exons ATGATTCGAGATTTGTGTGATGGGCAACTGGAGGGGGCAGAAATCGGATCAACAGAAATAATGTTTATACCAAAGAAGATCAAAGGTGGAATCCACACAGCTGATACCAAGACAGCAGG GAGTGTGTGCCTCTTGATGCAGGTCTCAATGCCATGTGTTCTGTTTGCTGCTTCTCCATCAGAACTTCATTTGAAAGGTGGAACTAATGCTGAGATGGCCCCACAGATTGATTACACAGCGATG GTTTTCAAGCCAATTGTTGAAAAATTTGGTTTCAGATTTAACTGTGACATTAAAATGAG GGGTTACTACCCAAAAGGAGGTGGCGAAGTGATTGTCCGAATGTCACCGATTAAACAATTGAATTCGATAAATTTAACTGACCGTGGCTCTGTGACTAAGATATATGGAAGAGCTTTTGTTGCTGGTGTTTTGCCATTTAAA GTAGCAAAAGATATGGCGGCGGCAGCTGTCCGATGCATCAGAAAGGAGATTAGGGATCTGTATGTTAATATCCAGCCGGTTCAGGAAACTAAAGACCAAGCTTTTGGCAATGGAAATGGAATAAT CATTATTGCTGAGACATCCACTGGCTGTTTGTTTGCTGGGTCATCGCTTGGTAAACGAG GTGTAAATGCAGACAAGGTTGGAATTGAAGCTGCTGAAATGCTGTTAGCAAATCTTAGACATGGTGGTGCTGTGGATGAGTATCTGCAGGACCAG CTGATTATTTTCATGGCATTAGCCAGTGGAGTTTCCAGAATAAAAACAGGACCAGTTACACTCCATACACAAACGGCTATACATTTTGCTGAACAATTAGCAAAG GCTAAATTTACTGTGAAGAAGTCAGATGATGAAGAAGATGCCTCTAAAGATGCTTATATTATTGAGTGCCAAGGAATTGGGATGACAAATCCAAATCTATAG
- the RTCA gene encoding RNA 3'-terminal phosphate cyclase isoform X1 produces the protein MAGQLVEVDGGIMEGGGQILRVSSALSCLLGLPLRVQKIRAGRSTPGLRPQHLSGLEMIRDLCDGQLEGAEIGSTEIMFIPKKIKGGIHTADTKTAGSVCLLMQVSMPCVLFAASPSELHLKGGTNAEMAPQIDYTAMVFKPIVEKFGFRFNCDIKMRGYYPKGGGEVIVRMSPIKQLNSINLTDRGSVTKIYGRAFVAGVLPFKVAKDMAAAAVRCIRKEIRDLYVNIQPVQETKDQAFGNGNGIIIIAETSTGCLFAGSSLGKRGVNADKVGIEAAEMLLANLRHGGAVDEYLQDQLIIFMALASGVSRIKTGPVTLHTQTAIHFAEQLAKAKFTVKKSDDEEDASKDAYIIECQGIGMTNPNL, from the exons ATGGCGGGACAGCTGGTGGAGGTCGATGGCGGCATCATGGAAGGG GGCGGCCAGATCCTGAGGGTGTCCTCGGCCCTGAGCTGTCTGCTGGGCCTCCCTCTGCGGGTGCAGAAGATCCGCGCCGGCCGCAGCACGCCAGGCCTGAG GCCTCAACATTTATCTGGACTGGAAATGATTCGAGATTTGTGTGATGGGCAACTGGAGGGGGCAGAAATCGGATCAACAGAAATAATGTTTATACCAAAGAAGATCAAAGGTGGAATCCACACAGCTGATACCAAGACAGCAGG GAGTGTGTGCCTCTTGATGCAGGTCTCAATGCCATGTGTTCTGTTTGCTGCTTCTCCATCAGAACTTCATTTGAAAGGTGGAACTAATGCTGAGATGGCCCCACAGATTGATTACACAGCGATG GTTTTCAAGCCAATTGTTGAAAAATTTGGTTTCAGATTTAACTGTGACATTAAAATGAG GGGTTACTACCCAAAAGGAGGTGGCGAAGTGATTGTCCGAATGTCACCGATTAAACAATTGAATTCGATAAATTTAACTGACCGTGGCTCTGTGACTAAGATATATGGAAGAGCTTTTGTTGCTGGTGTTTTGCCATTTAAA GTAGCAAAAGATATGGCGGCGGCAGCTGTCCGATGCATCAGAAAGGAGATTAGGGATCTGTATGTTAATATCCAGCCGGTTCAGGAAACTAAAGACCAAGCTTTTGGCAATGGAAATGGAATAAT CATTATTGCTGAGACATCCACTGGCTGTTTGTTTGCTGGGTCATCGCTTGGTAAACGAG GTGTAAATGCAGACAAGGTTGGAATTGAAGCTGCTGAAATGCTGTTAGCAAATCTTAGACATGGTGGTGCTGTGGATGAGTATCTGCAGGACCAG CTGATTATTTTCATGGCATTAGCCAGTGGAGTTTCCAGAATAAAAACAGGACCAGTTACACTCCATACACAAACGGCTATACATTTTGCTGAACAATTAGCAAAG GCTAAATTTACTGTGAAGAAGTCAGATGATGAAGAAGATGCCTCTAAAGATGCTTATATTATTGAGTGCCAAGGAATTGGGATGACAAATCCAAATCTATAG